The following proteins are co-located in the Triticum aestivum cultivar Chinese Spring chromosome 1A, IWGSC CS RefSeq v2.1, whole genome shotgun sequence genome:
- the LOC123119677 gene encoding uncharacterized protein produces MFGLLTGRPEEEVSMFQGDMLMELSVVHDRARKAMRSMVKALWPCDTPPESVEGLANLFKGARHRFELWKTSACREGAREARAMLKTRFTKLDPNHMARVGPQGLDGKEIPVNLVYDQVMIVAKYSQEDCRLDSLIDGIDKE; encoded by the exons ATGTTCG GCCTGTTAACTGGTCGACCGGAAGAGGAAGTATCCATGTTTCAAGGAGACATGCTGATGGAGCTGTCTGTGGTACATGATCGGGCCCGGAAAGCCATGAGGAGTATGGTGAAGGCATTATGGCCATGTGATACCCCTCCAGAAAGTGTGGAGGGCTTGGCcaacctgttcaaaggtgcccggcACCGGTTTGAGCTGTGGAAGACATCCGCCTGCCGTGAAGGCGCACGAGAAGCCCGGGCCATGCTGAAAACACGCTTCACCAAGctagatccaaatcatatggcccgagtgggACCACAGGGACTAGACGGGAAAGAAATTCCAGtgaatttggtgtatgaccaagtaatgatagtTGCGAAGTACTCGCAGGAAGACTGTAGgttagacagtcttatagatggaaTAGATAAGGAATAG